A section of the Sedimentisphaera cyanobacteriorum genome encodes:
- the tsaE gene encoding tRNA (adenosine(37)-N6)-threonylcarbamoyltransferase complex ATPase subunit type 1 TsaE: protein MITSNVAETIDIGRKIGERLKGGEIFAITGDLGTGKTHFIKGIASGCCEGEAPEKTTSPTFVLVNEYEGRLMIYHIDAYRLESEKEFENLGFDDMINENSVVLIEWADKVAGCIADTNPIKVSLQHISETERRLSFSNMPDYISENMQDIS from the coding sequence ATGATAACATCAAACGTTGCTGAGACAATTGATATCGGAAGAAAAATCGGCGAACGTCTGAAAGGCGGAGAAATATTCGCCATTACAGGCGATCTGGGGACAGGGAAAACACACTTTATAAAGGGAATCGCCAGCGGGTGCTGCGAGGGAGAAGCTCCAGAAAAGACTACAAGCCCCACGTTTGTTTTGGTTAATGAATACGAAGGCAGGCTCATGATTTATCATATCGATGCCTACAGATTGGAATCCGAAAAAGAATTTGAAAATCTCGGCTTCGACGATATGATTAATGAGAATTCTGTCGTATTGATAGAATGGGCGGATAAGGTAGCCGGCTGCATTGCTGATACAAATCCTATAAAAGTGAGTTTGCAGCATATCAGCGAGACAGAAAGGCGGCTCAGCTTTTCTAATATGCCTGACTACATATCGGAGAATATGCAGGACATATCGTAA